The genomic stretch TAGACCCATCTCGGTCGCCAGCCGATAGACGAACGGACGAAAGCCAACGCCCTGAACCGCCCCGCGAATGGTGATGCGAAGTCGTTTGGTCATATCCCCTTGAATGGGCCCACGGGTGCTCAGACGCGAAGAAACGGATCTTCGCGTTCGTGTCGTTGAATTTCGGCGGCTGGCGGTTTTTGCCGGGTTAGTGCTTCCAACCAGGCGCACCACTCAGAAATGCCCGTCCCGGTGACGCAGGATGTCTCGAAGACCTTCAGCGCCGGGTTAATTTGCAGCGCATTGTGCCTGAGCACATCGAGCCGGCAGTTGAGATAGGGGAGCAGGTCCGTCTTGTTAATCACCAGCACCGCGGCCTGGCGGAACATCGCCGGATATTTGAGGGGCTTGTCATCTCCTTCGGTCGTGCTGATGATGACGACCTTCATCGCCTCACCCAGGTCATAGTTGGCCGGGCAAACGAGGTTGCCGACGTTCTCGATGATCAGAAGGTCCACGC from Blastocatellia bacterium encodes the following:
- the hypB gene encoding hydrogenase nickel incorporation protein HypB, producing the protein MPIITIERKILEKNDEIARQNRARLAEHGILALNMVSSPGSGKTSLIERTLEHFDGKLRIAVIEGDVQTNLDAQRIARYGVPVIQIVTQGGCHLEAQLVREAMAKLDLAGVDLLIIENVGNLVCPANYDLGEAMKVVIISTTEGDDKPLKYPAMFRQAAVLVINKTDLLPYLNCRLDVLRHNALQINPALKVFETSCVTGTGISEWCAWLEALTRQKPPAAEIQRHEREDPFLRV